The genomic region ATCTTTGATCTTGCAAGTATTTACTTGTACATAGGATTATCCATTTCTCGCGTCATAATGAGCGCTTCAAACATTGGTCCTTCGCGGATTACAAACTCCACCATACGATGGATGAGCATTAGCAGATGTCTTTCGGTAGGTATGACAACCTTTACAACGGATTTCACCAACACACTGTCCATCCGTTCCTTCAGCTCCGGCTCCGACATGTACGCTACGGAGGTCATCTTCGGAATGTTGTCCGTATCCGATGGATGAGGTTGTGCATTGAACGGTAACCCGGACGGTGGCGGAGGTAGTGTGTAAGCGAGCAGCTTCGGTGGGATGTAGATGGGATGCGTCATTATTGGGACGGATTTGCCCCAGCCAAGCTTCATCTCGTATCCCATCACATCGCGCCCGTTCAGTGCGCGTAGGGCTCGTTCGGCATCGCGCCGGCTCATGTACGCCACGAAACCACAGTTTCTACCACGCATTTTCTCCTCCTCGGACCGGGGCCACATGATTTTAATGCTCGCCAGTGGCCCATACTTGCCGAAAAGCTCCATCAACGCTTGCTCAGATATCTGCAATTAGGTATCAATCGGTTAAAAAAGGAACTTCTGCAATCGACTTTCGATCGGAATCGAACCTTTGGATTCAGATTGCCCAAATATAAGTTGGTCGTGTTGGGGTCACCGTTGTCGAATGAACCCGATTCGGTTTCCTTGTACACTGGATCCGACTCGGCCGAGCTTGTTCCGGGCAGCATCGAGCGGGCCATATGTTTGTACTTGTGCCGCTCTTCGCGTTCCTCCTGAATCTGTCGGAGCTCTTCTTTGAAAATCTCAagattgctctttttcttctcttggtttcttttctttcccaggGCAACATCTTTCCGATTCTCGCTCGCTACCATTTTCACGTAATCCATCGATTTTTCCTGGTCTGACTCGAGGCGGGACTGGGGTTTGTACAGCTTTCCCCTGTCGCGTGTATCTTCCTCTatgggaaacaaacaaacatcttATTAGTCCCGACTCGCGAGAAAGTAAAAGATTCTTTACTACTTACTCCTCGAACCAGCATCGTACGTTCCTGCCTTTACCCATACTTTAGATATTTTCGAGGGTGCTTCTTGAAATGTCTCAACAAACTCTTTAAATGCCTTGAATTTTCAACACAGATTAGCTGCGGCCTGTACATTCGCGGTGGAGGCGTCCAACTTACATGAGCCGCAGCAGCTTCATCCTCACGTTTCTTTTGCTCCTCGAGTTCCTTGCGCGATAGCGGTCGTTTCCCCATGGCTGTTGCTGCAAAACTGTTCGCGTAGGATCCTAATTTTCATTCGAAAATAAGAGTTTTACGCACCGCACCGCACAGAACTGCACTGTATTGTAAATATGAAAATGGTGGATCTGTGATGTGAAAATTTTGACAGCATTTTTTCTTATTGGATTTGTGCTGTCAAAACATAGCGCCGCAGCCGTTGGCCGAGTGCCTTTAGTTTTTGTTACCAATTGACGTAAACAATAGCAGGTGCAGTGACGAAAACAATCGATGCGTTTACGTTTAGTGTGTTGAGATCAGTCGCAGTGAAATCTTTATCGAGGCAGGTTGCAACTTCCCGCAATAGTGCATTTAACCATGGCCAGTGAACAGTCGACCAGTCCTGATTACACACACCTGGTCGATGCGGATTCtaagaacaaaacagatgtAAAGTGTGACCATTGTGGTTCGGTTATGCTAAAACCAGCGAATGCCGAATTCACAACTGTTCAGGTAACAACATTACTATGCAGGCTACATCCAGCAACTTCGTGTACATCAATGCCAACAAcctcgtgtttgtgtgtttcagTACGAACTTCCGCTGGCCCGGCAGAAGCGACAAAACGCCGACAAAGAGGAAGACTTTACGAGGGAAACACTGAAACACTTCTGGATGGTGAAGGACATGTTCACGTTCGAAAACATCGGCTTCAGTAATACGGTCAACAATCGGAAGTATTTGATCTGTGCCGACTGTGAGATCGGTCCGGTAGGGTATCATGATTTGGAAACCAAACAGTGCTACGTTGCTCTTGGGCGAGTAAAACACGAATAAATCAACGCTTGCTGTGttgaaaatgtattaaatATATCTCACTATGAACAGAGACAAGACTGTGcctagttttttttcgaaatttgtGTTGCTTCTTCAAGAAAAGGTCCACCAAGGAAACAAACGTGGATCGACTGCATGGTCGTTCGAGGGTTCACTAGACCACAGGGACTAGACCTAGAAAGATTGGTAATCAAAGTCGGAGAACATTAGAGTCGGTAACTTTTTAGgattataattattttaaacacgCATTAATCGATTCACTTATTCGTTTTAgctgtttctgtttttataAAGTATCTTTACACTGCTTGTACATATTCACTTACTGTAATAGAAACAAAGAGCAAATTACAGGCCAAGGTTTCTCCTCAGTTTGTCTGCAGATCGGTGATGGACAAATCTGTAGGTCTGGTAGCTTCGACAATTGTACTTTAGCTGCTATGGCCTTTCACAAAGATCAACaataaaagcgaaaaaaataaagaaagcaTATTGTAGCGGTATATTTAGCCGGTAGCCGTTGGCTTTAGCCCGAATGCTATATGTGCATGCTTGAATGAAAGCAGCTTGTGCTTCCTTGACGAAATATGGCTGCGTACCCTACTACACTACCGCAATCTGTACAATTTCCGCTTCATGGTAAAAGGCTgtgtacttttatttttgaatcaccaaaaatacacatctggtatttttgaaacacatttcttccAGTACTTTTATAGAAATGAACCATCAAAGTGATTTCGTTGTCAGactaaaaactaaactaaaaattTTTCAAGCGTTCGAAAGTAGCTAAACGCGTAACGAAGTACTAAGCGAGTTTGGTTTAATCAATCCAACTTATAACAGAATTATTAGGAACCAAGATTTGATCAAATCACACGAAATCTATGATACTGGCTTAACTGGCCTGTTTTTCCAAATGTTTACCTTTCCAAACATTAGTTTACAAGATAAGATTCAGTCACTCGTCACCAATAATTGAAGCATACTGCTTGCTTCCAAGGTAATACGAATACGGAAATATGGTAATACAGAAATATTCATTAAACTTGCTTAAACTGCttcttatatttttttccataaacccttttgtcgaaattgttgaccATTGAAGTGATATGTTCACCCAGTGATGCATCTGGAAAGTTTCGACCATTCGATAAAGGAATCGTTTATAACTTAAAACGTACCATTCGTAAGGACGTAAGCAGGCATGCGCTTGCCTGCCGGGATAGAATGATATAGCCTGACATAGACATGCTTCGTGCGATAAAGTCTGCTAGAGTTATGGGTCATAATCAATATAGCTACCACCataaactgcttcgaaaaGGCCGGGTTCCGTAGTAtaacaatgaaacaaaacctAGAAATAGCCATATCGGAGCAGGATCGAGCAACGCCGATTGGTCGAATCTTGTGTCCAAACTAAATAAACAATGCAATCCTATGCCCGGTCTTTGAAGATGGGACAGACTTCGATGGAGACGACGATTAATATGTCACGGAAGATAGAAGACCAGTCTTGGCGTCTCAAGCGTTGCAAGCACTCGAAACACTCCATAGATATTTTGTAAAGTCTAGGCTTTACCaacattgaaagttgtgttttcgaagtgttttcttcaacCCATATGGTTTGTTACACTTTTCAAATGGTAGGATTTCTTTCTCGAAACCgcggattttttttctatgaaaTCACGAACACCGGTACACGTGTATGATTAGTTTTCCAGTAGATAACACGAATTTATTGTAAGTCCTTTCGTGTCAACCGGTGAAAGAGAACGGATGTTAGCTGTTCTCCCCTGTCCGACGCTGATGGGGCACCATCATGTGCCACATTGTTGGGCTATAGCGGACCCAACAACGCAACCCATGCGGCAAGCTACGGCCCCAGTACAAACACAATACACTACAGATTTGCACCACACACTGCGGccaccaacacaccacaccagcGCCGGAACATTCCGGCAATCACACCGAACGAAAAACTCGCCATATCTCTTCCCCCTTCTTTTCGTCGTCGCACGCACGCATTTTACTTCAGTGGGTGTGTGTATTGTTATTTAGAAACGGAGCTTCTGGAAGAACCACTTGTTCTTGCCAGTCTTGTGTCGCTCCTCGAACTTCATACGGATCTGGTGGCGAGCCTTCTTCCGCTTGGCCGGATCTTTCAGCTCCGCGGCGGAAACTTTGCTGTCTAGGCTCACGTCTGGAACGCTGTAACGCGTTGGCATCAGATGGTTGTAGTTAAGCATCTGCGGGGGTAGGGAAAAGAATAACAAAATGTCAATTAGTAACAAGAACCTACTCCATTGGGCCCCGCGACAAGATGGGCACACGTCACGAACGATTCACTTACCCTGATGAATGGCTTGATCTTGCAGCGCTTGTGGAGGCGCTCCTTGCTCATTTTTCGTGAAACACGACGTGGGTAGCGATCGATACCGGCGACCAGAGCCTGACCGAACTGCTTGTCAGGGGTGCCGTCGTCGAACGTCTTCATGATGATAGCCTTGCGACCGGCGTACCGTCCTCCAAGGACGAGTACCACCTTTCCAGATTTCATAATCTTACCCATCTTGGCCTGGAAGatcgaaacgaaaccgaactAAATTAACTTTCTATTCGACGCCGACACTGCGGGTGGCAAATCGTGCGAAATCGAACGGAAGTCCATGCCGAAACTGACAGCTTATCGAACCGTCCACACAATCCATCGCATCAACCACAACATGGGAGTTATTTCGACGGTTTTTACAACCAAATACCATCCAAATGGTATCTCCATCGATGGTTCGCAGTCCGGAGGTTCATTTTCTGCCAGTTTATCACAATTTTCGCACGATTTTACACACTTTTCCGTAAAGTTTTGTATCGAATTTACTTACGTAGTGAAATGCGTTCACTGTCGCTGCAATGGCCGACCGGAAAAAGAACTAGTAAGGGATAGCAAACGTTGACGTTTGTCAGTTGTGTCAAAACGTGTTGGTAGAATCGGGGTTCGGAAGATTCgtagattcgatccctagacggaatCTAAAAATTCGAATCCGatctgacggattctaaagattcgaatcccatctgtcGGATTATAAATACAGTAGGTCCTCGCAGTACGCTAtacgatatacgcgaattcgcaatacaGGTGAAcatcgattatccgggggtgtCGGGACCGGTAggtccccggataatcgaattccacgaataatcgaacatatattaaaatacgtttataatacctggTTTGAGTCTCGGTTAGTTCATTTTTGACCAGCTACAGTTAGTTgattaatcataaaaaatgtttgaattattttcatatggttatttttattgcttttttcgGTCCGACAAATTTTAGTTGACACTATTCctaaaaaaatgttgtgaaaCAGCCTAATATTCatggaaatatttcaaccCGGTTGCGCAGTTGTCAGTTGCAAGACACCCGGATAATCCGCCCCCCGGTTAATCtggccccggataatcgacgtctGACTGTACgcaattttttacaactgacagctcatagcgTTGCTTGAGTTCTGACTAGTCAATGTTACTTTGAATGatgtagaatgaagtttttaatatgctcTTTTTAACAAAGATATAATTATGCAATGtaagaaatggaacacttattagtgatttggatagaatatatgttaaataagcggttccctctcactgtcaactcttcaatatgaagtataaacgatatggcagaggaaatccgcaatacgtgaaaattcgatatacgctattgcgttcggtcccaaacattcgcgtactgcggggaccaactgtatttgtttcgattaggattcgcttcagatttgattggtttgggactcgatttgattcgattcagACTTGATGTTTTGAGTcaaattagtcacataacgaGTCGATCTAAAGACAATGTAATCGATTTCaatttactcaaatcgaacacTGGGTAGAATGCCCAAGGAGAACCGCGCTGCACTCTCCTACCAAAGGTTTACATGTCTACCAAAAAAACACCTTGTTcttgtatttttggtaggcttTCTTGACATTTACCCCTCATAACCTACCAAAGGTGTATTTTAGGTAGGCATGTACACCTCAATCGcgtatttttaataataatatattaTCGTCCGGTTTCGGAAGGCGATCAGGCGAAACATCCAGAAATGGTCCCcctcctctggttcgtgctggcaaacagcgaccacggatcgtagcaggctccttcgatgtacgatgtgcagcaccactCTGTCATGGCCAGTGACAGAAACGACGcggctagccattttttcgcttttttcaaaggtgttgtttaccttttgtatgggattGCGTCGAGAAATCTGACAGTTTTTGTCGTTTCCGTCCTCCCAATTAAAATACCCTCAATTGATTGGTTTATATCGAGACGATGTCGCGACTGTTAGTTGGATTGGGAATCGGATTTGGGGATTCgatttacccaccactaggaACGAAGCTGACAACGGGCCACGGTTACTTAAACTAAGCTACTAGCTTAAATTCCATCCGTTGGAAAATGCAATATTGCAAACTTCGGTTCGATGGGAAATAACGGTAGTCAAGAGAAGGCAGAGAACAGGAAACAATTATTCAGAGGGgtcttaaaattattaaataaataaataaataaacggtaCATATGTACCGTATATATATTTGCTGAGGCAGggcaaatgaaacatttcacgtCGTCATCAAGGTTACTTGAACCGAGCTGCTTCGTTCCAGTAACCTTGATTGTTGCAGAGCTACCAACTGGACAGCGTGTGATCGGATCGGCCATCGGCGGCCGATCAACTACAGGATGTGCAGGATCACGAGGATACGTGAACGTTTCTTCAACCTGAGCATTATTAATGTGCACAGCCCGCACCTTGGGAGCAGCGATGACGACAAAGACGCTTTTTATACGCAGCTGGAAAGGGAGTACGACCGCTGCCCACAACACGATATGAAGATCGTCATCGGAGACCTAAATGCTCAGGTTGGGCGAGAGGAGGCCTATAGACCTACGATTGGAAGCTTTAGTATCCACCAGTtaaccaacgacaacggcctccGGCTCATAAACTTCGCATCCTCGAGGCACATGAATATctgtagcaccttcttccagcacaaacctTGTTTCAGCTACACCTGGAAATCACCACAACAAacatattcccaaatagaccacgttcTAATAGACGTAGTTGGTGATTCTGAacaagattgttgatttttgaaacagtTTCGTACGTTTTTGAAGCTGGGGGCCCCTAGAACGAGGTTGGCCTCAGTTCCACTTGACCATCTCACTTTATTGCCGATACCAATAAAACCGTTACActgaaaaaaatctcaaagacGAGCGGATGCACTcacagaaactaaacttttcATACTGATCAAGAAAATgtaaaggtttaaaaaaatgttgaactCGATCCGCTTTCCCCCTCCCTTCTCTACTacccgattcccgttactCTCTTTGGATAGAGGTGTGTCTGATATAATCTTTTTTATTGGTACAACGACCGACTTCGGTCATGCGTGCCCCGTAATCTAGGGACTTCTTTGCATCCACTTAATCCTTAACTCGTACCAAAACAGATTGTCCACAGGACGAAAACCATGTTTTACTCAGTTTAGCACCAGCGCCATGACGAAGTAGCAGTGCATTTGCGCAAATGTTGCCAAAGGAGTATCCCGGTGGACCGTTGAACGGGTCTTAGACAGGGAAAAGGTTGGATAACTAACCTCAAAGGTATCTAATGGTCAGTTTGGACTCGGACCAGTGGTCAGTTTGGACTCAGACGGTTATTGAATCGGTAGATAAGTACAAGGCGACGCTCTTAGATAATGGTTTGCAATCACTGCTTGATGCTCTCTTGGTGTACTGTAGCGTTAAGTTCTTTCGAAGGTATGCCGCTTGCGGAATGAGCGCGCATATGTAAATCAGTAAATCAGTCATTGACGGCGAACGTAAAGtctaaattcaaacaaacgTACGTATCTTTTCGAGTATTCTTTTGAAAAGAAGAATAACTCGTTTGGAAAATGGATACATGAAAAACGTATTCGTTTAACGAAAACATGCTAAACGCCATGCCGATATCAGTACAACTtaataaaattagtttttggAAGCGATGATTTTATAGGTAAAAAAATCTGCAATAACACGACGAACTACATTACAACCATATTGAAATGATATCTTTGAAAACGCATGCTGTAAGGTAACTTCTTCGAACGTGGGCATGACCGAAGACGATCGGTAGGCTAaaaagacgaagaagaaggagaagtcCAACATATATTACAACCAtattctttaatttatttttatattatacTTCGATCACTATTAGTATCAGGAATTAGAGTAAAATATGtcataaaaactaaaaatgccATTCAATGCTTCATATATAGTTACTGTACTGTACATCAGCAATATTGCTGCTTCTTCCGGTAAAGGTAGAACCATTTCCGACTAAAGAGTCACGTTTGAATAGTCGGGTTCGTTGTCTCCGCGCACATATACTGGCCCATGCTTGGCCATGtactttttgataaattctctCGCCTTCGTTTTTACCGAGTCCGTCACCTCCAGCACGTGCACCGTATTGTCGCAGTGCTTAAGTTCCTTTACCATTACGAAATGGGTGAGCTGTTTAAACGATTTGGAAGAGCAACGAATGGTTAATTTCGAATTTGTTGGGCTGTCGTAATACTAGCACACTACTTACCTTTCTGGCCAGATGCTTAAAATCATCGGTGTTGGTAATGCGACCCAACGGACAACTCTCCTTCCGATAGGCACTCAAATGCTGTACTATAACGCCGGCAATTTCCACTCGGAACTTTTCCTTGATTTTCTTCGCCTCTTCACTGTTCACATCGCCCTTGCTCGATTTCTTCCTCTTTGCTAGCTTCGACGATGATGGACCGGCAACGTCCCCACCCGATCCGCTGGATGTTCCACCCGCAGCATTCTCGTGCGTTTCTTCTCCCGGTTGTTTACGCTTCTTGCCCAGCCGCTGTTGAACCTTCTTCCACTCTTCGTACGGGGagatctttttcttcttcgtcagTATGTCCAACTCATCGACGATACACTTGTCCTCGACGATCTTGTGCGACACGACAAGATCGTCGTCCATCAGTGAGCTATCGCCAACCCCAACGCCGACCCCAACACCAGCTCCACCGGCCACATCCGACGAGGCAGCAATCGCCC from Anopheles coustani chromosome 3, idAnoCousDA_361_x.2, whole genome shotgun sequence harbors:
- the LOC131259755 gene encoding guanine nucleotide exchange factor MSS4 homolog, whose translation is MASEQSTSPDYTHLVDADSKNKTDVKCDHCGSVMLKPANAEFTTVQYELPLARQKRQNADKEEDFTRETLKHFWMVKDMFTFENIGFSNTVNNRKYLICADCEIGPVGYHDLETKQCYVALGRVKHE
- the LOC131259754 gene encoding large ribosomal subunit protein eL27, coding for MGKIMKSGKVVLVLGGRYAGRKAIIMKTFDDGTPDKQFGQALVAGIDRYPRRVSRKMSKERLHKRCKIKPFIRMLNYNHLMPTRYSVPDVSLDSKVSAAELKDPAKRKKARHQIRMKFEERHKTGKNKWFFQKLRF